One window from the genome of Musa acuminata AAA Group cultivar baxijiao chromosome BXJ1-4, Cavendish_Baxijiao_AAA, whole genome shotgun sequence encodes:
- the LOC135649782 gene encoding phosphoglycerate mutase-like protein AT74H isoform X1 has translation MVAIASPSLAAPPRFRCCEDTHGRRRHRPPPPLAPEAQFPERSMAAPCPRPRRIILVRHGQSEGNVDESVYTRVPDPKIGLTPKGWRDAEKCGLRIRDLVAGDGADDWKVYFYVSPYRRTLETLRGLGKAFERSRIAGVREEPRVREQDFGNFQDREKMRIEKEIRHRYGRFFYRFPNGESAADVYDRITGFRETLRADIDIGRFQPPGERSPNMNLVIVSHGLTLRVFLMRWYKWTVEQFEGLNNFDNGGMLVMQTGSGGRYSLLVHHTVEELRAFGLTEAMLNDQMWYRTVALDRENFLLMVKISMDLRFLHIWSRKKEEEGERQYAQESQGPIRIICD, from the exons ATGGTCGCGATCGCCTCCCCCTCCCTCGCCGCTCCCCCTCGCTTCCGCTGCTGCGAGGACACCCACGGCCGGCGCCGCCACCGCCCGCCGCCGCCCCTCGCGCCCGAGGCCCAGTTCCCGGAACGCTCGATGGCGGCGCCGTGCCCCCGGCCGCGCCGCATCATCCTCGTCCGCCACGGCCAGAGCGAGGGGAACGTCGACGAGAGCGTCTACACCCGCGTACCCGACCCCAAGATCGGCCTTACGCCCAAGGGCTGGCGCGACGCCGAGAAGTGCGGCCTCCGGATCCGCGACCTCGTCGCCGGCGACGGCGCCGACGACTGGAAGGTATACTTCTACGTGTCGCCCTACCGCCGGACGCTCGAGACCCTCCGTGGCCTCGGCAAGGCCTTTGAGAGATCAAGGATCGCGGGTGTCAGAGAGGAGCCGCGGGTTCGGGAACAAGATTTCG GAAACTTTCAGGATAGGGAGAAAATGAGAATCGAGAAAGAAATACGTCACCGTTATGGCCGTTTCTTCTATCGGTTTCCAAATGGGGAATCAGCTGCTGATGTCTATGACCGAATCACAG GCTTTAGGGAAACCCTCAGGGCAGATATTGACATTGGCCGCTTCCAACCACCAGGTGAACGATCACCAAACATGAATTTGGTGATTGTATCACATGGCCTAACATTGCGGGTGTTTTTGATGAGATGGTACAAGTGGACAGTGGAGCAGTTTGAGGGGCTCAACAATTTTGACAATGGAGGAATGCTAGTCATGCAAACTGGTAGTGGTGGAAG GTACAGCCTCCTTGTGCATCACACTGTGGAGGAGCTTCGAGCTTTCGGTCTTACAGAAGCCATGCTGAATGATCAAATGTGGTACCGCACAGTAGCCTTGGATAGAGAAAATTTCTTGCTGATGGTTAAAATAAGT ATGGATCTTCGTTTTTTACACATTTGGtctagaaagaaagaagaggaaggggaaaGGCAGTATGCTCAGGAATCTCAAGGCCCTATCAGAATTATCTGCGATTGA
- the LOC135649782 gene encoding phosphoglycerate mutase-like protein AT74H isoform X4, which produces MVAIASPSLAAPPRFRCCEDTHGRRRHRPPPPLAPEAQFPERSMAAPCPRPRRIILVRHGQSEGNVDESVYTRVPDPKIGLTPKGWRDAEKCGLRIRDLVAGDGADDWKVYFYVSPYRRTLETLRGLGKAFERSRIAGVREEPRVREQDFGNFQDREKMRIEKEIRHRYGRFFYRFPNGESAADVYDRITGFRETLRADIDIGRFQPPGERSPNMNLVIVSHGLTLRVFLMRWYKWTVEQFEGLNNFDNGGMLVMQTGSGGRYSLLVHHTVEELRAFGLTEAMLNDQMWQMTAKPGELNYDFVTDGSSFFTHLV; this is translated from the exons ATGGTCGCGATCGCCTCCCCCTCCCTCGCCGCTCCCCCTCGCTTCCGCTGCTGCGAGGACACCCACGGCCGGCGCCGCCACCGCCCGCCGCCGCCCCTCGCGCCCGAGGCCCAGTTCCCGGAACGCTCGATGGCGGCGCCGTGCCCCCGGCCGCGCCGCATCATCCTCGTCCGCCACGGCCAGAGCGAGGGGAACGTCGACGAGAGCGTCTACACCCGCGTACCCGACCCCAAGATCGGCCTTACGCCCAAGGGCTGGCGCGACGCCGAGAAGTGCGGCCTCCGGATCCGCGACCTCGTCGCCGGCGACGGCGCCGACGACTGGAAGGTATACTTCTACGTGTCGCCCTACCGCCGGACGCTCGAGACCCTCCGTGGCCTCGGCAAGGCCTTTGAGAGATCAAGGATCGCGGGTGTCAGAGAGGAGCCGCGGGTTCGGGAACAAGATTTCG GAAACTTTCAGGATAGGGAGAAAATGAGAATCGAGAAAGAAATACGTCACCGTTATGGCCGTTTCTTCTATCGGTTTCCAAATGGGGAATCAGCTGCTGATGTCTATGACCGAATCACAG GCTTTAGGGAAACCCTCAGGGCAGATATTGACATTGGCCGCTTCCAACCACCAGGTGAACGATCACCAAACATGAATTTGGTGATTGTATCACATGGCCTAACATTGCGGGTGTTTTTGATGAGATGGTACAAGTGGACAGTGGAGCAGTTTGAGGGGCTCAACAATTTTGACAATGGAGGAATGCTAGTCATGCAAACTGGTAGTGGTGGAAG GTACAGCCTCCTTGTGCATCACACTGTGGAGGAGCTTCGAGCTTTCGGTCTTACAGAAGCCATGCTGAATGATCAAATGTG GCAAATGACTGCAAAACCTGGTGAGTTGAATTATGATTTTGTAACAGATGGATCTTCGTTTTTTACACATTTGGtctag
- the LOC135649782 gene encoding phosphoglycerate mutase-like protein AT74H isoform X3 yields the protein MVAIASPSLAAPPRFRCCEDTHGRRRHRPPPPLAPEAQFPERSMAAPCPRPRRIILVRHGQSEGNVDESVYTRVPDPKIGLTPKGWRDAEKCGLRIRDLVAGDGADDWKVYFYVSPYRRTLETLRGLGKAFERSRIAGVREEPRVREQDFGNFQDREKMRIEKEIRHRYGRFFYRFPNGESAADVYDRITGFRETLRADIDIGRFQPPGERSPNMNLVIVSHGLTLRVFLMRWYKWTVEQFEGLNNFDNGGMLVMQTGSGGRYSLLVHHTVEELRAFGLTEAMLNDQMWYRTVALDRENFLLMVKISANDCKTW from the exons ATGGTCGCGATCGCCTCCCCCTCCCTCGCCGCTCCCCCTCGCTTCCGCTGCTGCGAGGACACCCACGGCCGGCGCCGCCACCGCCCGCCGCCGCCCCTCGCGCCCGAGGCCCAGTTCCCGGAACGCTCGATGGCGGCGCCGTGCCCCCGGCCGCGCCGCATCATCCTCGTCCGCCACGGCCAGAGCGAGGGGAACGTCGACGAGAGCGTCTACACCCGCGTACCCGACCCCAAGATCGGCCTTACGCCCAAGGGCTGGCGCGACGCCGAGAAGTGCGGCCTCCGGATCCGCGACCTCGTCGCCGGCGACGGCGCCGACGACTGGAAGGTATACTTCTACGTGTCGCCCTACCGCCGGACGCTCGAGACCCTCCGTGGCCTCGGCAAGGCCTTTGAGAGATCAAGGATCGCGGGTGTCAGAGAGGAGCCGCGGGTTCGGGAACAAGATTTCG GAAACTTTCAGGATAGGGAGAAAATGAGAATCGAGAAAGAAATACGTCACCGTTATGGCCGTTTCTTCTATCGGTTTCCAAATGGGGAATCAGCTGCTGATGTCTATGACCGAATCACAG GCTTTAGGGAAACCCTCAGGGCAGATATTGACATTGGCCGCTTCCAACCACCAGGTGAACGATCACCAAACATGAATTTGGTGATTGTATCACATGGCCTAACATTGCGGGTGTTTTTGATGAGATGGTACAAGTGGACAGTGGAGCAGTTTGAGGGGCTCAACAATTTTGACAATGGAGGAATGCTAGTCATGCAAACTGGTAGTGGTGGAAG GTACAGCCTCCTTGTGCATCACACTGTGGAGGAGCTTCGAGCTTTCGGTCTTACAGAAGCCATGCTGAATGATCAAATGTGGTACCGCACAGTAGCCTTGGATAGAGAAAATTTCTTGCTGATGGTTAAAATAAGT GCAAATGACTGCAAAACCTGGTGA
- the LOC135649782 gene encoding phosphoglycerate mutase-like protein AT74H isoform X5, with amino-acid sequence MVAIASPSLAAPPRFRCCEDTHGRRRHRPPPPLAPEAQFPERSMAAPCPRPRRIILVRHGQSEGNVDESVYTRVPDPKIGLTPKGWRDAEKCGLRIRDLVAGDGADDWKVYFYVSPYRRTLETLRGLGKAFERSRIAGVREEPRVREQDFGNFQDREKMRIEKEIRHRYGRFFYRFPNGESAADVYDRITGFRETLRADIDIGRFQPPGERSPNMNLVIVSHGLTLRVFLMRWYKWTVEQFEGLNNFDNGGMLVMQTGSGGRYSLLVHHTVEELRAFGLTEAMLNDQMWYRTVALDRENFLLMANDCKTW; translated from the exons ATGGTCGCGATCGCCTCCCCCTCCCTCGCCGCTCCCCCTCGCTTCCGCTGCTGCGAGGACACCCACGGCCGGCGCCGCCACCGCCCGCCGCCGCCCCTCGCGCCCGAGGCCCAGTTCCCGGAACGCTCGATGGCGGCGCCGTGCCCCCGGCCGCGCCGCATCATCCTCGTCCGCCACGGCCAGAGCGAGGGGAACGTCGACGAGAGCGTCTACACCCGCGTACCCGACCCCAAGATCGGCCTTACGCCCAAGGGCTGGCGCGACGCCGAGAAGTGCGGCCTCCGGATCCGCGACCTCGTCGCCGGCGACGGCGCCGACGACTGGAAGGTATACTTCTACGTGTCGCCCTACCGCCGGACGCTCGAGACCCTCCGTGGCCTCGGCAAGGCCTTTGAGAGATCAAGGATCGCGGGTGTCAGAGAGGAGCCGCGGGTTCGGGAACAAGATTTCG GAAACTTTCAGGATAGGGAGAAAATGAGAATCGAGAAAGAAATACGTCACCGTTATGGCCGTTTCTTCTATCGGTTTCCAAATGGGGAATCAGCTGCTGATGTCTATGACCGAATCACAG GCTTTAGGGAAACCCTCAGGGCAGATATTGACATTGGCCGCTTCCAACCACCAGGTGAACGATCACCAAACATGAATTTGGTGATTGTATCACATGGCCTAACATTGCGGGTGTTTTTGATGAGATGGTACAAGTGGACAGTGGAGCAGTTTGAGGGGCTCAACAATTTTGACAATGGAGGAATGCTAGTCATGCAAACTGGTAGTGGTGGAAG GTACAGCCTCCTTGTGCATCACACTGTGGAGGAGCTTCGAGCTTTCGGTCTTACAGAAGCCATGCTGAATGATCAAATGTGGTACCGCACAGTAGCCTTGGATAGAGAAAATTTCTTGCTGATG GCAAATGACTGCAAAACCTGGTGA
- the LOC135649782 gene encoding phosphoglycerate mutase-like protein AT74H isoform X2, translating to MVAIASPSLAAPPRFRCCEDTHGRRRHRPPPPLAPEAQFPERSMAAPCPRPRRIILVRHGQSEGNVDESVYTRVPDPKIGLTPKGWRDAEKCGLRIRDLVAGDGADDWKVYFYVSPYRRTLETLRGLGKAFERSRIAGVREEPRVREQDFGNFQDREKMRIEKEIRHRYGRFFYRFPNGESAADVYDRITGFRETLRADIDIGRFQPPGERSPNMNLVIVSHGLTLRVFLMRWYKWTVEQFEGLNNFDNGGMLVMQTGSGGRYSLLVHHTVEELRAFGLTEAMLNDQMWYRTVALDRENFLLMVKISVFLLFPLME from the exons ATGGTCGCGATCGCCTCCCCCTCCCTCGCCGCTCCCCCTCGCTTCCGCTGCTGCGAGGACACCCACGGCCGGCGCCGCCACCGCCCGCCGCCGCCCCTCGCGCCCGAGGCCCAGTTCCCGGAACGCTCGATGGCGGCGCCGTGCCCCCGGCCGCGCCGCATCATCCTCGTCCGCCACGGCCAGAGCGAGGGGAACGTCGACGAGAGCGTCTACACCCGCGTACCCGACCCCAAGATCGGCCTTACGCCCAAGGGCTGGCGCGACGCCGAGAAGTGCGGCCTCCGGATCCGCGACCTCGTCGCCGGCGACGGCGCCGACGACTGGAAGGTATACTTCTACGTGTCGCCCTACCGCCGGACGCTCGAGACCCTCCGTGGCCTCGGCAAGGCCTTTGAGAGATCAAGGATCGCGGGTGTCAGAGAGGAGCCGCGGGTTCGGGAACAAGATTTCG GAAACTTTCAGGATAGGGAGAAAATGAGAATCGAGAAAGAAATACGTCACCGTTATGGCCGTTTCTTCTATCGGTTTCCAAATGGGGAATCAGCTGCTGATGTCTATGACCGAATCACAG GCTTTAGGGAAACCCTCAGGGCAGATATTGACATTGGCCGCTTCCAACCACCAGGTGAACGATCACCAAACATGAATTTGGTGATTGTATCACATGGCCTAACATTGCGGGTGTTTTTGATGAGATGGTACAAGTGGACAGTGGAGCAGTTTGAGGGGCTCAACAATTTTGACAATGGAGGAATGCTAGTCATGCAAACTGGTAGTGGTGGAAG GTACAGCCTCCTTGTGCATCACACTGTGGAGGAGCTTCGAGCTTTCGGTCTTACAGAAGCCATGCTGAATGATCAAATGTGGTACCGCACAGTAGCCTTGGATAGAGAAAATTTCTTGCTGATGGTTAAAATAAGTGTATTCCTCCTTTTTCCTTTAATGGAGTAG